Part of the bacterium genome is shown below.
CCCATAAATCAAAAAGATGTTTTGAATCAGCATAGGGATTTAAAGGTTTTAATTTTTCAAGTTGCAAATGTTCATCGCAAAATCCTTCATCACCATTTCCATATGTAGCAGCAGAAGAAGCATATACAAATCTCTTGTCATTTTTAATGCACCACATCGCCAATTTTTTTGTATATTCATAGTTGTTGTGCATAAGATAATCGGTATCATATACAGTCGTAGAACTTTCAGCCCCCATATGGATAACTGCGTCTATCTTGTCGCAGAATTCTCCTTGATATAATTTTTCAATAAATTCACCTTTGTCAATTGAATCGGAAAATTTTAAGCAAGCAAGATTTTCCCATTTTTCACTCTTATCAAGTAGGTCAACAATCAGGATTTCATTGTATCCTCTCAAATTAAGCGCCCATACAATAGCGCTACCGATAAATCCTGCTCCGCCAGTTACTACAATCATATTTTTGAAATTTTAAAGGTGTTAGTATGAAAACCGATATATTATACTACTATATAAAATTAACCATAATATGAGACCAAAGGAAATAAATTCCCACTAGGATAAATATAACTCCTGTAACTTTTCGCATATAAATTTCAAGTTTAGTTAATTTATTAAACCAATGCGCTATTGAATGAATACCAAAACTGATGCCAATGGCAAAAATAATAACCGGCAACCCTGTCCCTATCCCATATAGGAAAGGCAATACTATGCCAAAATTATTATTCAATGCCAGAGGAATCAAACTTCCGAAAAACAGCGCTGCTGATATAGGACAGAAAGAAAGCGCAAAAACAGCACCCAGAGTAAATGAACCGAAGATACCCATTTCTGCCAGCTTATTATGTTTTTCACTTGATATTGAAAAGTTTAAAAAATCTAATTTCAGGATACCTAAAAGAAAAAGCCCGACAATAATAAGAATAGGCCCCAAAATTTTATTCATATACTTCTGTAAAAAATTAGCAACAGCAGGAACATTCGCAAGAGAAGAAATAATAATTACACCAAGCACCGCATATGCCGTCATCCTTCCCAGTGTATACGCCAAACCCGACCATAAAACCATGCGCGGATGATTAATCTTCTTTGAAAGAAACGAAACCGCCGCAATATTTGTCGCCAAAGGACAAGGGCTTATTGAAGTAAGTATCCCTAACCATAATGCTGAAAGCAAAGCAATCATTATTTTCCCTCCATCTTTATCTCATCAAGAAATTTCTGTGTTTCCTCTTTAACATATTGATAAAACTTATCTTTATTATTCAAACGTTGCCATACTTTATCAAGATTTTTGTACTTAACTTCTTTACCGTTTTTTACCAAAGACACAACAACAGATTTCGTGAAAAGCTGATAGTCGTTAATAAAATGCTTATTTTCTTTTTCTTCAATATTTACCGCCTTAAAGGCAAGCTTGCCGGATTCCATTTGATTGCCGAAGTATTCTTTTATTGATTCTTTAGTATACTGTTCAATTTTGCGGCACGAAGCACAGCGAAAATTTGTGAGAAAATAATACACAATAACTTTTTCATCAACAACTAAAACCGGTGTTGTCATAACAACTTCGGTTTCTTTTCCAACAGACAATT
Proteins encoded:
- a CDS encoding sulfite exporter TauE/SafE family protein, with translation MIALLSALWLGILTSISPCPLATNIAAVSFLSKKINHPRMVLWSGLAYTLGRMTAYAVLGVIIISSLANVPAVANFLQKYMNKILGPILIIVGLFLLGILKLDFLNFSISSEKHNKLAEMGIFGSFTLGAVFALSFCPISAALFFGSLIPLALNNNFGIVLPFLYGIGTGLPVIIFAIGISFGIHSIAHWFNKLTKLEIYMRKVTGVIFILVGIYFLWSHIMVNFI